In a single window of the Chionomys nivalis chromosome 11, mChiNiv1.1, whole genome shotgun sequence genome:
- the Klhl17 gene encoding kelch-like protein 17 isoform X1, with protein MQPRGERPAGRTQSPEHSSPGPGPEAPPPPQPPAPEAERARPRQARPAAPMEGAMQLLSREGHSVAHNSKRHYHDAFVAMSRMRQRGLLCDIVLHVAAKEIRAHKVVLASCSPYFHAMFTNEMSESRQTHVTLHDIDPQALDQLVQFAYTAEIVVGEGNVQTLLPAASLLQLNGVRDACCKFLLSQLDPSNCLGIRGFADTHSCSDLLKAAHRYVLQHFVDVAKTEEFMLLPLKQVLELVSSDSLNVPSEEDVYRAVLSWVKHDVDTRRQHVPRLMKCVRLPLLSRDFLLGHVDAESLVRHHPDCKDLLIEALKFHLLPEQRGILGTSRTRPRRCEGAGPVLFAVGGGSLFAIHGDCEAYDTRTDRWHVVASMSTRRARVGVAAIGNRLYAVGGYDGTSDLATVESYDPVTNTWQPEVSMGTRRSCLGVAALHGLLYAAGGYDGASCLNSAERYDPLTGTWTSIAAMSTRRRYVRVATLDGNLYAVGGYDSSSHLATVEKYEPQVNSWTPVASMLSRRSSAGVAVLEGALYVAGGNDGTSCLNSVERYSTKAGAWESVAPMNIRRSTHDLVAMDGWLYAVGGNDGSSSLNSIEKYNPRTNKWVAASCMFTRRSSVGVAVLELLNFPPPSSPTLSVSSTSL; from the exons ATGCAGCCCCGTGGGGAGCGGCCTGCTGGCAGGACGCAGAGCCCAGAGCACAGCAGCCCGGGGCCCGGGCCTGAGGCGCCCCCGCCGCCCCAGCCGCCGGC CCCTGAGGCAGAGCGAGCTCGGCCCAGGCAGGCCCGGCCTGCAGCCCCCATGGAAGGTGCGATGCAGCTCCTGAGCCGAGAGGGTCACAGTGTGGCACACAACTCGAAGCGGCACTACCATGACGCTTTTGTGGCTATGAGCCGCATGCGGCAGCGTGGCCTCTTGTGTGACATCGTCCTGCATGTGGCAGCCAAGGAGATCCGTGCTCATAAGGTGGTGTTGGCCTCCTGCAGCCCCTACTTCCACGCTATGTTCACAA ATGAAATGAGTGAGAGCCGCCAGACACATGTGACGCTGCATGACATTGACCCGCAGGCCTTAGACCAACTGGTGCAGTTTGCATACACAGCTGAGATCGTGGTGGGCGAGGGGAATGTACAG ACTCTGCTCCCAGCTGCCAGCCTTCTACAGTTGAATGGTGTTCGAGATGCCTGCTGCAAGTTCCTCCTGAGCCAGCTTGACCCCTCCAACTGCTTGGGCATCCGAGGATTTGCAGACACGCATTCATGCAGTGACCTGCTCAAGGCAGCGCACAGGTACGTGCTGCAGCACTTCGTGGATGTGGCCAAGACTGAGGAGTTCATGCTGTTGCCACTGAAGCAG GTCCTGGAATTGGTCTCTAGTGATAGCCTGAACGTGCCCTCAGAGGAAGATGTCTATCGTGCAGTCCTGAGCTGGGTCAAACATGATGTAGACACTCGGAGGCAGCATGTACCAAGG CTGATGAAGTGTGTACGGCTGCCTCTGCTGAGCCGAGACTTCCTATTGGGCCACGTCGATGCTGAAAGCCTTGTGAGGCATCATCCTGACTGCAAGGATCTGCTCATTGAGGCTCTTAAGTTCCACCTGCTGCCTGAGCAGAGGGGTATTCTGGGTACTAGCCGCACAAGACCCCGTCGCTGTGAGGGTGCTGGTCCTGTGCTCTTTGCTGTTG GTGGTGGGAGCCTGTTTGCCATCCATGGAGACTGCGAAGCGTATGACACTCGAACTGACCGCTGGCATGTGGTGGCCTCCATGTCCACACGGCGGGCCCGTGTAGGAGTCGCCGCTATTGGGAACCGACTATATGCTGTGGGCGG CTATGATGGAACCTCAGACCTGGCGACAGTGGAGTCCTATGACCCTGTGACAAACACATGGCAGCCCGAGGTGTCCATGGGCACAAGGCGAAGCTGCCTGGGTGTAGCTGCCTTGCATGGGCTTCTGTATGCAGCTGGCGGCTATGATGGGGCTTCCTGCCTCAACAG TGCTGAACGGTATGACCCACTGACAGGAACGTGGACATCCATTGCTGCCATGAGCACCCGGAGACGATATGTGCGTGTGGCCACACTTG ATGGGAACCTGTACGCCGTGGGTGGTTATGACAGCTCATCACACCTGGCCACCGTGGAGAAGTATGAGCCCCAG GTGAATTCATGGACACCTGTGGCCTCCATGCTGAGCCGACGCAGCTCTGCAGGAGTGGCGGTGCTGGAGGGTGCCCTATATGTGGCAGGGGGCAACGATGGCACAAGCTGCCTCAACTCAGTGGAGAGATATAGCACCAAGGCTGGTGCCTGGGAGAGTGTGGCACCCATGAACATCCGCAG GAGCACACATGACCTGGTGGCCATGGACGGATGGCTCTACGCTGTAGGGGGCAATGATGGCAGCTCCAGCCTCAACTCCATAGAGAAGTACAACCCAAGGACCAACAAATGGGTGGCGGCATCCTGCATGTTCACAAGGCGCAGCAGTGTGGGTGTGGCAGTGCTGGAGCTGCTCAACTTCCCACCGCCGTCCTCACCCACGCTGTCTGTGTCCTCCACCAGCCTCTGA
- the Klhl17 gene encoding kelch-like protein 17 isoform X2: MSESRQTHVTLHDIDPQALDQLVQFAYTAEIVVGEGNVQTLLPAASLLQLNGVRDACCKFLLSQLDPSNCLGIRGFADTHSCSDLLKAAHRYVLQHFVDVAKTEEFMLLPLKQVLELVSSDSLNVPSEEDVYRAVLSWVKHDVDTRRQHVPRLMKCVRLPLLSRDFLLGHVDAESLVRHHPDCKDLLIEALKFHLLPEQRGILGTSRTRPRRCEGAGPVLFAVGGGSLFAIHGDCEAYDTRTDRWHVVASMSTRRARVGVAAIGNRLYAVGGYDGTSDLATVESYDPVTNTWQPEVSMGTRRSCLGVAALHGLLYAAGGYDGASCLNSAERYDPLTGTWTSIAAMSTRRRYVRVATLDGNLYAVGGYDSSSHLATVEKYEPQVNSWTPVASMLSRRSSAGVAVLEGALYVAGGNDGTSCLNSVERYSTKAGAWESVAPMNIRRSTHDLVAMDGWLYAVGGNDGSSSLNSIEKYNPRTNKWVAASCMFTRRSSVGVAVLELLNFPPPSSPTLSVSSTSL; this comes from the exons ATGAGTGAGAGCCGCCAGACACATGTGACGCTGCATGACATTGACCCGCAGGCCTTAGACCAACTGGTGCAGTTTGCATACACAGCTGAGATCGTGGTGGGCGAGGGGAATGTACAG ACTCTGCTCCCAGCTGCCAGCCTTCTACAGTTGAATGGTGTTCGAGATGCCTGCTGCAAGTTCCTCCTGAGCCAGCTTGACCCCTCCAACTGCTTGGGCATCCGAGGATTTGCAGACACGCATTCATGCAGTGACCTGCTCAAGGCAGCGCACAGGTACGTGCTGCAGCACTTCGTGGATGTGGCCAAGACTGAGGAGTTCATGCTGTTGCCACTGAAGCAG GTCCTGGAATTGGTCTCTAGTGATAGCCTGAACGTGCCCTCAGAGGAAGATGTCTATCGTGCAGTCCTGAGCTGGGTCAAACATGATGTAGACACTCGGAGGCAGCATGTACCAAGG CTGATGAAGTGTGTACGGCTGCCTCTGCTGAGCCGAGACTTCCTATTGGGCCACGTCGATGCTGAAAGCCTTGTGAGGCATCATCCTGACTGCAAGGATCTGCTCATTGAGGCTCTTAAGTTCCACCTGCTGCCTGAGCAGAGGGGTATTCTGGGTACTAGCCGCACAAGACCCCGTCGCTGTGAGGGTGCTGGTCCTGTGCTCTTTGCTGTTG GTGGTGGGAGCCTGTTTGCCATCCATGGAGACTGCGAAGCGTATGACACTCGAACTGACCGCTGGCATGTGGTGGCCTCCATGTCCACACGGCGGGCCCGTGTAGGAGTCGCCGCTATTGGGAACCGACTATATGCTGTGGGCGG CTATGATGGAACCTCAGACCTGGCGACAGTGGAGTCCTATGACCCTGTGACAAACACATGGCAGCCCGAGGTGTCCATGGGCACAAGGCGAAGCTGCCTGGGTGTAGCTGCCTTGCATGGGCTTCTGTATGCAGCTGGCGGCTATGATGGGGCTTCCTGCCTCAACAG TGCTGAACGGTATGACCCACTGACAGGAACGTGGACATCCATTGCTGCCATGAGCACCCGGAGACGATATGTGCGTGTGGCCACACTTG ATGGGAACCTGTACGCCGTGGGTGGTTATGACAGCTCATCACACCTGGCCACCGTGGAGAAGTATGAGCCCCAG GTGAATTCATGGACACCTGTGGCCTCCATGCTGAGCCGACGCAGCTCTGCAGGAGTGGCGGTGCTGGAGGGTGCCCTATATGTGGCAGGGGGCAACGATGGCACAAGCTGCCTCAACTCAGTGGAGAGATATAGCACCAAGGCTGGTGCCTGGGAGAGTGTGGCACCCATGAACATCCGCAG GAGCACACATGACCTGGTGGCCATGGACGGATGGCTCTACGCTGTAGGGGGCAATGATGGCAGCTCCAGCCTCAACTCCATAGAGAAGTACAACCCAAGGACCAACAAATGGGTGGCGGCATCCTGCATGTTCACAAGGCGCAGCAGTGTGGGTGTGGCAGTGCTGGAGCTGCTCAACTTCCCACCGCCGTCCTCACCCACGCTGTCTGTGTCCTCCACCAGCCTCTGA